The Streptomyces cyanogenus DNA segment GCGGCGGCGAACCTCGAGTCGCTCTTCGCCCGCCGGGCCGAACTGACGTCGCGAATCGCCGACTTCAACCAGCGCGCCGCCGAAGCCCGCGTCGGCGCGCCCCGGCTCACCGCCGGCACCCAGGTCGTGGACGCCCCGCACCCGGTGCGCCACTCCCTGCCCAAGACCGCTGCCACCAACGCCGCGATCGGGCTCGTGCTCGGGCTCGTCCTCGGTCTCGCGGTGGCCGCGGTCGGCACGGTGGTGGCGGACCGCCCCGTGCTGCGCCGGGAGATCGCGGCGAACCTCGGCGCCTCGGTCGTCGCGGAGCTGCCCCGCCGGTCGCCCAGGCTGTGGCGGCGCCGGCGGATCCGGGCGGCACGGGAACGGCTCATCGCGTCCCTGGCGCGCACCGTGCGCGGCTCCGCGGAACCGGTGTCGCTGCTGGAGCTGGGCTGTGCGCGCAGTGCGAGCGTGATCGCCCTGGACCTCGCCAGAGCGCTGGCGGCGGAGGGGCCGGTGGTCGTCGTCGACGGCCTGCCCGGCTCGCAGCTCGCGGGCCGGCGCCGGAAGCCGCAGGACCCCACCGTGGTCGGCTGCGAGCAGGCCACGGCCCTGTCGCCCGGGGAACGCCGGCTCGGCGTCGGCTCGGTGGCGCCCGGCACGGCCTGGACGGACCTGCAGTACCTCGGCACCCGGACCGTACTCGTGGTGCGGGCCGGGCACGGCAGTGCCGCATGGCTGCACACCGTGGCACGGCAGCTCGCGGACCAGCGCATCGGCGTGATCGGTGTGGTGCTGATCGATCCCGATCCGCGTGACCGGACCGACGGCACGCTGTGGAACGGGCTGCACACCGCGCTGCGCGGCCACGGCGGGCTGCCGGCCCGGCAGAACGGTGGGGGTACCTCCCACGCCGTTCAGGCAGTGGGGGAGGGCCGGCATCGGACGGAGCGGCCGCCGCTGTGGGCGGCACGGGTCCCGGACAGCGACCAGGAGGCGCGGTAGGACATGTGTGGCATCGCAGGC contains these protein-coding regions:
- a CDS encoding Wzz/FepE/Etk N-terminal domain-containing protein — translated: MTTGTTPQSSSSAPLLDLQALVVAVRRRRRLWCSAALLGLLLGVAVAVLLPPQPSAVTKVLVAHQEDQPNDPGTLIRTDVALLHTTRIAGAALKSLGSPEKPEDFMQDYGGIGLTNNLLQITATGDSDAEAVARAKALADAFVTDHVRRMQQAADAESKSLLDQRDRLQAELVQVNKAIGDGAPQSGPKAAANLESLFARRAELTSRIADFNQRAAEARVGAPRLTAGTQVVDAPHPVRHSLPKTAATNAAIGLVLGLVLGLAVAAVGTVVADRPVLRREIAANLGASVVAELPRRSPRLWRRRRIRAARERLIASLARTVRGSAEPVSLLELGCARSASVIALDLARALAAEGPVVVVDGLPGSQLAGRRRKPQDPTVVGCEQATALSPGERRLGVGSVAPGTAWTDLQYLGTRTVLVVRAGHGSAAWLHTVARQLADQRIGVIGVVLIDPDPRDRTDGTLWNGLHTALRGHGGLPARQNGGGTSHAVQAVGEGRHRTERPPLWAARVPDSDQEAR